A region from the uncultured Draconibacterium sp. genome encodes:
- a CDS encoding UDP-2,3-diacylglucosamine diphosphatase codes for MAKQVRTPDVVVVSDFHLATHACKAVEIHKYLKSILPKQLILNGDIIDAWRFSRNYFPKSHLKVVRQLIKMMEKGTEVVYVTGNHDEFLRELGNSTLGKLRIVDQITLTLNQQKTLIFHGDIIDSVIHKAKWLAKLGAASYGMITMLNKAINSLLKVLNINSIILYKTIKDWLGAQNTEKSRFENKLAKLAYDKNIDTVICGHTHIATDKILYCNNRAIRYINTGDWVENFTAAEYENGQWSLCCYASANKILEKNEPEPEEFVIPTKKELYATLFNQLVFNN; via the coding sequence ATGGCAAAGCAAGTCAGAACACCCGATGTTGTTGTAGTTTCAGATTTTCACCTCGCCACCCATGCCTGCAAAGCTGTTGAAATCCATAAATATTTAAAATCCATCCTTCCTAAACAGTTAATCCTGAATGGCGATATAATTGATGCCTGGCGTTTTTCGCGTAACTATTTCCCAAAATCGCATTTAAAAGTGGTGCGCCAGTTAATAAAAATGATGGAAAAAGGAACAGAGGTGGTATATGTAACCGGCAACCACGATGAATTTTTACGCGAGTTAGGCAACAGCACGTTGGGCAAACTTCGGATTGTTGACCAGATTACCCTGACGCTGAACCAACAAAAAACATTAATTTTTCATGGCGACATTATCGATTCAGTCATTCATAAAGCCAAGTGGCTGGCCAAATTGGGCGCTGCATCGTACGGAATGATTACCATGTTAAACAAGGCCATTAATTCCTTATTAAAAGTATTGAACATCAACTCAATTATTCTTTACAAAACAATTAAAGATTGGCTGGGGGCGCAAAATACCGAAAAATCGAGGTTTGAAAACAAACTCGCAAAACTGGCGTACGATAAGAATATTGACACCGTAATTTGCGGACATACACACATAGCAACCGACAAGATTTTGTACTGCAACAATAGGGCTATAAGGTATATAAACACCGGCGATTGGGTAGAAAACTTTACCGCTGCCGAATACGAAAACGGACAATGGAGTTTATGCTGCTACGCTTCAGCCAATAAAATACTTGAAAAAAACGAGCCGGAACCGGAGGAATTTGTGATTCCAACAAAAAAAGAGTTATATGCCACCCTGTTCAACCAACTTGTTTTTAATAATTAA
- a CDS encoding TonB-dependent receptor: MKRFCLTILLLLFVVTNLLAQSYVTVMNAKTGNVIENVILVAESCFTQTDANGHAKLNGFLPDEKILFKHSSYLMYTSTRQKIERQGRTVLLVENPVRLDEVVVSVNRWKQSKTETPHSIKTIDADEALQYSPQTAADLLGTKSGVFIQKSQMGGGSPMIRGFAANRVLLVVDGIRMNNAIYRSGNLHNVISVDAQSLQNTEIIFGPGSVIYGSDALGGVMSFNTLAPKLSTKQKLESFGKAYTRYSSANFEKTGHFSYNLGSKKWASVFSATYTDFDNMQMGTTGPEEYLRPQYVSNSTYTGTDLTIDNENDREQVYTGYHQFNILGKLRFRPNEILDLELSAQHSQTSDIPRYDRLIQYNGDELKYAEWYYGPQQWTLISGRAQFAKDLLLFDKANLLLGYQNYTESRHDRKLNNNILRHRTEQVKVYSANLDFGKIIDKKSELFYGLETYLNKIGSNGFSEDLISGEQENIASRYPNDSKYSSLAAYYSFKYSMSPKVIFQMGSRFTYTHLKGDFDTEFYSFPFNGFNMNNSAFNGNLGLVWHPTPDWQINIHGSTGFRSPNIDDVAKVFDSEPGTVVVPNPDLKPEYARNLELNIIRSHLNKAKIELTGFYTWLKDAMVRRTYDGLGYDSIFYDGELSRVEALVNAESATIYGTSIAVEYLFNNQWRTRNDLTFTKGKDAEGLPMRHVPPTFGSSHLIFEGPKLYLDFYVNYNGKLTFDDLAADEQQKPHLYVPDENGNPYSPSWWTANIKSNYHFNTKLTLSAGIENILNKRYRPYSSGVVSPGRNFIISALFKI, encoded by the coding sequence GTGAAGAGATTCTGCTTAACAATTTTATTGCTGCTATTTGTTGTTACCAACCTGCTTGCACAATCGTATGTTACGGTTATGAATGCCAAAACCGGAAATGTTATTGAAAATGTTATTCTGGTAGCCGAAAGTTGTTTTACACAAACCGATGCCAATGGACACGCCAAACTAAATGGATTTTTACCCGACGAAAAAATACTGTTTAAACATTCTTCCTATTTAATGTACACCTCCACACGTCAGAAAATTGAACGACAAGGACGTACTGTTTTATTGGTAGAAAACCCGGTACGACTCGATGAAGTGGTTGTTTCGGTTAATCGCTGGAAACAATCTAAAACAGAAACACCCCACTCCATAAAAACCATTGATGCGGATGAAGCATTGCAATACAGTCCGCAAACTGCGGCCGATTTGCTTGGAACAAAAAGCGGTGTTTTTATTCAAAAAAGCCAAATGGGTGGTGGTAGCCCAATGATTCGAGGTTTTGCAGCAAACAGGGTACTTTTAGTGGTTGATGGAATACGCATGAACAATGCTATATACCGAAGCGGTAATTTGCACAATGTTATTTCGGTTGATGCACAGAGCCTGCAAAACACCGAAATTATTTTTGGACCGGGATCGGTAATATACGGAAGCGATGCCCTGGGAGGTGTAATGAGTTTTAATACGCTTGCTCCAAAACTCTCCACAAAACAAAAGCTTGAATCGTTTGGAAAAGCCTATACGCGATACTCAAGTGCTAATTTTGAAAAAACAGGGCATTTCTCATACAACCTTGGCAGCAAAAAATGGGCTTCGGTGTTTAGTGCCACTTATACCGATTTTGACAATATGCAGATGGGCACCACAGGTCCCGAAGAATATCTGCGTCCGCAATATGTATCAAATTCTACCTACACTGGAACTGACTTAACGATTGACAACGAGAATGACCGCGAACAAGTTTATACCGGCTACCACCAATTTAATATATTGGGCAAATTACGGTTCAGGCCAAATGAAATCCTTGATTTGGAGTTAAGTGCTCAACATTCGCAAACCAGCGACATTCCCCGCTACGACAGGCTAATACAGTACAACGGCGACGAATTAAAATACGCCGAATGGTATTACGGGCCACAGCAATGGACACTTATTTCGGGAAGGGCACAATTTGCAAAAGACCTGCTTTTATTCGACAAAGCAAACTTACTTTTAGGCTACCAGAATTATACCGAAAGCCGCCACGATCGGAAATTAAACAACAACATCCTAAGGCACCGTACCGAGCAGGTAAAAGTGTATTCCGCTAATCTTGATTTTGGAAAGATAATCGACAAAAAAAGTGAACTATTTTATGGGTTGGAAACGTACTTAAATAAGATTGGGTCCAATGGTTTTTCCGAAGATTTAATTTCAGGTGAACAAGAAAATATTGCGTCACGCTATCCCAACGATTCAAAATATTCCAGCCTGGCAGCGTATTATTCGTTCAAATATTCTATGAGTCCGAAAGTAATTTTCCAAATGGGCTCTCGTTTTACCTATACACATCTTAAAGGAGATTTTGATACCGAATTCTATTCCTTTCCTTTTAATGGGTTTAACATGAATAACTCGGCATTCAACGGCAATCTGGGGCTGGTATGGCACCCTACCCCCGATTGGCAGATTAACATTCATGGCTCAACCGGATTTCGGTCGCCCAATATCGATGATGTGGCAAAAGTTTTTGATTCGGAACCCGGAACGGTTGTGGTGCCTAATCCCGACTTAAAACCAGAATACGCCCGCAACCTCGAGCTAAATATTATTCGCTCGCACCTTAATAAAGCCAAAATTGAACTAACCGGCTTTTACACCTGGCTAAAAGATGCTATGGTGCGCCGTACCTACGATGGATTGGGATACGACTCGATTTTTTACGATGGAGAATTAAGCCGGGTAGAAGCTTTGGTAAATGCGGAATCTGCAACCATTTACGGCACAAGCATTGCTGTTGAATACCTTTTTAACAACCAGTGGCGAACCCGAAACGACCTTACCTTTACCAAAGGTAAAGATGCGGAAGGCCTGCCCATGCGACATGTTCCTCCAACATTTGGCTCGTCGCACCTTATTTTTGAAGGGCCAAAGCTCTACCTCGATTTTTACGTGAACTACAATGGCAAATTAACTTTTGATGATCTGGCAGCCGACGAGCAGCAAAAGCCGCATTTATATGTTCCCGACGAAAATGGAAATCCTTATTCTCCCTCGTGGTGGACAGCCAATATCAAATCAAACTATCATTTCAACACAAAACTCACACTCAGTGCCGGTATCGAAAATATCCTGAACAAAAGGTATCGTCCGTATTCTTCGGGAGTTGTATCACCGGGCCGAAATTTTATTATTTCAGCCTTATTTAAGATTTAA
- a CDS encoding metallophosphoesterase codes for MKRRNFLGALGTSALGLSILSCETSVKTDQSKDRLFRIAHLTDMHIFESEKVARGMKQLLKEIHEMEDKPDFVLNTGDNIMDALKHSKEEVEQQWNAWTRYYKNELKYPLYSCIGNHDVWGWGLKDQPIQDDPLFGKAWAMKMLELEERFYAFKHKGWKFICLDSPAPVETASYTAQLDNEQFQWLEKELEHTEASMPICIVSHIPILSASVFYDGDNVKDGQWQVPGAWMHTDSKKLKELFYKYPNVKAALSGHVHLADKTEYLGVHYHCNGAACGGWWDGSYQEFGPAYAIIDFYADGSINTNLIQYKF; via the coding sequence ATGAAAAGACGAAATTTCTTAGGAGCACTGGGAACTTCAGCGCTCGGCTTATCAATATTATCTTGTGAAACATCTGTAAAAACCGATCAAAGTAAAGATCGTTTGTTCCGTATAGCCCACCTTACCGACATGCACATTTTCGAATCGGAAAAAGTAGCCCGCGGAATGAAGCAGCTCTTAAAGGAAATTCATGAAATGGAAGACAAGCCGGACTTTGTTTTAAACACCGGCGACAACATTATGGATGCCTTAAAACATTCGAAAGAAGAAGTGGAACAACAATGGAATGCCTGGACACGCTATTATAAAAACGAGTTAAAATACCCCTTATACAGCTGCATTGGCAACCACGATGTTTGGGGCTGGGGGCTAAAAGACCAGCCTATTCAAGACGATCCGCTTTTTGGAAAAGCATGGGCAATGAAGATGCTGGAACTTGAAGAACGATTTTACGCATTCAAACACAAAGGCTGGAAATTTATTTGCCTCGACAGTCCGGCACCGGTTGAAACGGCAAGTTACACTGCCCAACTTGATAACGAACAATTTCAATGGTTGGAAAAAGAATTGGAGCACACTGAGGCATCAATGCCAATTTGTATTGTATCGCATATTCCAATTTTGTCTGCCTCTGTTTTTTATGATGGCGACAATGTAAAAGATGGACAATGGCAAGTTCCCGGAGCCTGGATGCACACCGACTCAAAGAAATTAAAAGAATTGTTTTACAAATACCCAAACGTGAAAGCCGCCTTAAGCGGGCACGTTCATCTGGCCGACAAAACCGAATATTTAGGAGTACACTACCATTGCAACGGTGCCGCGTGTGGTGGATGGTGGGACGGAAGTTACCAGGAATTTGGCCCGGCTTATGCCATAATCGACTTTTATGCCGATGGCTCCATCAACACCAATTTAATACAATATAAATTCTAA
- a CDS encoding SusC/RagA family TonB-linked outer membrane protein, producing MKHFIVTIGFLLMGLVLFAQKKEITGKITETNGVSLPGVTIMEKGTSNGTVSNSEGNYRIEVGENATLQFSFIGYSAKEVPVAGKLVVNVELKEDLQEIDEVIVTALGISQEKKALGYATQEVKSETITSVNAPNMGNMLSGQVAGLTVDTKTGIFQSPDFQLRGKAPLIVIDEVPVETDFFDVSSADIENIVVLKGPTASSLYGSRGRNGAILITTKKAAREGLNITVSNSTMISAGYTVFPETQTEYGNGSNGQYEFWDGQDGGISDGDMIWGPKFSDNLEIPQWNSPIYDNVTGETIPWWGDVSGTQYDDKSRYSRVPIPWEYHNNLKDFMSTGVVSTTNFSIASKNEKASTRFSGFYQSEKGRVPNSKLKTGGMTFNGLYKLTSNLSVDAKLAYNKVYSPNYPRYGYGPRNHMYTILIWMGDDVNGQDLKEHMYIPGQEGYRQANFNYAWYNNVYFAANELNQKHDRNTVNGQVKLKWDITEDLSLQGRSSAVLKHTFEDRQSPKSYLNYGDPREGDYKTWNTDQLNVDNDILLSYKKDFSEKFGLSANAGASMFYKKYQQEYNATDGLVVPWVYSLNNSLGNVKASTNYQEREIRSVFGTLSVDMLDAFFLTVTARNDWSSTLPTSNNSYFYPSVSLSTLVSNLVELPAAVDYLKLYGSWAEVSSDLSPYQISSYYSNSGMYNGNSRVSYPGTIVNPNIKPEKSTSFELGLSSVFMKNRLSFDFTYYNIVDENQIIDLSISDASGFASRKVNGNQYTTNGFEVMLSANPVRKSNFRWDVGFNWTTSIKKLTEIYGGANKYGNYSLDERVDNFYGTGWMKTADGQLIVSEETGLPSKDPNPQMLGHRDPNWKFGLQNHFKYGKLSLDVDIDGSFGGVMWSRTVEKMWWGGKHPNSVEFRDAEYAAGHPVYIPDAVNVVSGELTTDTDGNVISDTRQYKTNTTALSWQTWSQNYPYRAYVTQDESEKFANVFDRSFVKLRKVSFTYDLTNLVNVNAFKKIEASAYGYNLAMWKKADIIDPDFGNDDNLQDPSSRYIGLGLTVTF from the coding sequence ATGAAACACTTTATTGTAACTATTGGATTTCTGCTTATGGGCTTAGTCCTTTTTGCTCAAAAGAAAGAAATCACGGGGAAAATTACTGAAACCAACGGCGTTTCATTACCCGGAGTAACTATTATGGAAAAAGGAACTTCGAACGGAACAGTTTCCAACTCTGAAGGGAATTACCGTATTGAAGTCGGAGAAAATGCAACGCTTCAATTTTCGTTCATTGGCTACTCTGCAAAGGAAGTTCCGGTTGCAGGCAAGTTAGTTGTGAATGTTGAATTGAAAGAAGACCTACAGGAAATTGACGAAGTAATTGTAACCGCACTGGGGATTAGCCAGGAGAAAAAAGCATTGGGTTACGCCACCCAGGAAGTTAAATCGGAAACAATTACAAGCGTTAATGCACCCAACATGGGAAACATGCTGAGCGGACAGGTTGCCGGTTTAACGGTTGACACAAAAACAGGAATTTTCCAAAGCCCTGATTTCCAACTACGCGGAAAAGCACCGCTAATTGTCATTGACGAAGTGCCCGTTGAAACCGACTTTTTTGATGTTTCCTCAGCTGACATTGAAAACATTGTTGTACTGAAAGGCCCAACCGCCTCATCGCTTTACGGATCGAGAGGTAGAAACGGAGCCATTCTAATTACAACTAAAAAAGCAGCACGCGAAGGACTGAATATAACCGTTTCGAACAGCACCATGATTTCGGCCGGTTACACTGTTTTTCCTGAAACGCAAACCGAATACGGAAACGGATCGAATGGCCAGTACGAGTTCTGGGACGGACAAGACGGCGGAATCTCAGATGGTGATATGATTTGGGGGCCTAAATTTTCAGACAACCTTGAAATTCCGCAATGGAACAGCCCGATATACGATAATGTTACCGGAGAAACAATTCCTTGGTGGGGCGATGTTTCCGGTACACAGTACGACGACAAATCGCGTTACTCACGTGTACCAATTCCGTGGGAATACCACAACAACCTGAAAGATTTTATGAGCACCGGAGTTGTATCAACCACCAACTTTTCAATTGCCTCAAAAAACGAAAAAGCTTCTACACGCTTTTCAGGTTTCTACCAATCGGAAAAAGGCCGCGTTCCTAACTCAAAGCTCAAAACCGGCGGAATGACCTTTAACGGCTTGTACAAGCTTACTTCAAACCTTTCTGTTGATGCTAAGTTAGCGTACAACAAAGTTTATTCACCTAACTATCCGCGCTACGGCTACGGACCACGTAACCACATGTATACCATTCTTATTTGGATGGGTGATGATGTTAACGGACAGGACCTGAAAGAACACATGTATATTCCGGGACAAGAAGGTTACCGCCAGGCAAACTTCAACTACGCCTGGTACAACAACGTATATTTTGCTGCCAACGAACTAAACCAAAAACACGACCGCAACACTGTTAACGGCCAGGTAAAATTGAAGTGGGATATTACTGAGGATCTTAGTTTGCAAGGAAGAAGTTCTGCAGTATTAAAACACACTTTTGAAGACCGCCAAAGTCCAAAATCGTATCTTAACTACGGCGATCCGCGCGAAGGTGATTACAAAACTTGGAACACCGACCAGTTGAATGTTGATAATGACATTTTACTTTCTTATAAAAAAGATTTCTCAGAGAAATTCGGGTTAAGTGCCAATGCCGGAGCGTCAATGTTTTACAAAAAATACCAGCAGGAATACAATGCTACCGATGGTTTGGTAGTTCCATGGGTATACAGCTTGAATAACTCGCTGGGCAATGTAAAAGCATCAACCAATTATCAGGAGCGCGAAATCCGCAGTGTTTTCGGAACATTGTCAGTTGATATGCTTGATGCATTTTTCCTCACGGTTACCGCTCGTAACGACTGGTCTTCAACGCTGCCAACTTCAAACAATTCGTATTTCTACCCTTCGGTATCGTTGAGTACCCTGGTCTCAAACCTGGTGGAATTACCTGCGGCAGTTGATTATCTAAAACTGTATGGTTCGTGGGCCGAAGTATCGAGCGATTTAAGTCCTTACCAAATCTCGTCGTACTACAGTAACAGCGGTATGTACAACGGAAACTCACGCGTGAGCTACCCGGGAACCATTGTTAACCCGAACATCAAACCGGAAAAATCAACTTCGTTCGAGCTGGGCCTTTCATCGGTATTCATGAAAAACCGATTGAGTTTTGATTTTACCTACTACAATATTGTTGACGAAAACCAGATTATTGACCTTAGCATTTCTGATGCAAGTGGTTTTGCATCGCGCAAAGTAAATGGCAACCAATACACAACCAATGGTTTTGAGGTGATGCTGAGTGCCAACCCGGTGCGAAAAAGCAATTTCCGTTGGGATGTTGGCTTTAACTGGACAACAAGCATTAAAAAACTTACAGAGATTTATGGTGGTGCCAACAAATATGGTAATTACTCGCTTGACGAACGCGTTGATAATTTCTACGGAACAGGCTGGATGAAAACAGCCGATGGTCAGCTTATCGTATCGGAAGAAACCGGATTACCATCAAAAGATCCAAACCCGCAAATGTTAGGACACAGAGATCCGAACTGGAAGTTTGGTTTGCAAAACCATTTTAAATACGGAAAACTTTCGCTTGATGTTGATATCGACGGATCGTTTGGCGGTGTAATGTGGTCGAGAACAGTTGAGAAAATGTGGTGGGGAGGAAAACATCCAAACTCAGTTGAATTCCGCGATGCGGAATATGCAGCCGGTCACCCGGTTTATATTCCCGATGCTGTAAACGTTGTTAGCGGCGAATTAACTACCGATACCGATGGAAATGTAATTTCGGACACCCGCCAATATAAAACCAATACTACTGCGCTGAGCTGGCAAACCTGGAGCCAAAACTACCCCTACCGCGCTTATGTAACACAAGACGAAAGCGAAAAATTTGCCAACGTTTTCGACCGTAGTTTTGTGAAATTACGCAAAGTGTCGTTCACTTACGATCTAACCAATCTTGTAAATGTAAATGCGTTCAAAAAAATTGAAGCATCTGCCTATGGATACAACCTGGCCATGTGGAAAAAAGCGGACATAATCGATCCTGACTTTGGTAACGACGACAACCTCCAGGATCCGTCATCACGCTACATTGGTTTAGGATTAACCGTAACATTCTAA
- a CDS encoding SusD/RagB family nutrient-binding outer membrane lipoprotein, giving the protein MKKYILSALFFVWIFSSCSDLEELNENPNNVPETHPQLLLTDIEWNAFQVEGVSPMFASRMVVQTDGENANQYYNWTRAGFDDYAQLRNVTKMMEEAERIENSTYIALGKFFRAYYFYNLTLTFGDVPYSDALKGETDEIYAPAYDSQKDIFKGILQELEDADALLANNNSIIAGDIIYNGSTSKWRKCINSFRLKVLITLSEKEEDTDLNVKNTFASIYKNAPLIESNADNGQLVFIDEFGSRYTEYNSSSYGSARYMDSTFVKRLQDLNDPRLFVFCGQTRNAKEAGLAINDFSAYEGGDPIAPYNDVNLKAAAGKVSKVNLRYTTDPTTEPHVFLGYSELQLILAEASVRGWISSSAQEHYENAVIASFDFYNTNAAEYAEYVNATSADEYLQGELIDFANAGSKQEKLHLIMLQKYIPSFLQGGWRMYFDHLRTGYPAFRIEGTNTPPLRWMYPTSEYQQNSENVSSAISAQFGEGNDRIRETTWWLK; this is encoded by the coding sequence ATGAAAAAATATATTTTATCAGCACTATTTTTTGTTTGGATATTTAGTTCTTGTAGCGATTTGGAGGAACTAAATGAAAACCCGAACAATGTACCTGAAACGCACCCTCAGCTTCTGCTAACCGACATTGAATGGAATGCTTTCCAGGTGGAAGGAGTGAGCCCGATGTTTGCCTCGCGAATGGTGGTTCAAACCGATGGAGAGAATGCCAACCAGTATTACAACTGGACACGTGCCGGTTTTGATGATTACGCGCAGCTGCGAAACGTTACCAAAATGATGGAAGAAGCTGAGCGCATTGAAAATTCAACTTACATTGCACTGGGCAAATTTTTCCGCGCATACTACTTTTATAATCTTACACTAACTTTTGGCGATGTTCCCTACTCTGATGCCTTAAAAGGTGAAACCGACGAAATTTATGCCCCGGCTTACGATTCGCAAAAAGACATTTTTAAAGGTATTTTGCAGGAACTGGAAGATGCAGACGCGTTGCTGGCAAACAACAACAGCATTATTGCTGGCGATATTATTTACAACGGAAGCACAAGTAAATGGCGCAAATGCATCAACTCGTTTCGTTTAAAAGTGTTGATTACGCTATCAGAGAAAGAAGAAGATACCGACTTGAACGTAAAAAATACATTTGCAAGCATTTATAAAAATGCTCCGTTAATTGAATCGAATGCCGACAATGGACAGTTGGTTTTTATCGATGAGTTTGGCAGTCGTTATACCGAATACAATAGCAGTAGTTATGGCTCGGCACGATACATGGACTCAACTTTTGTTAAACGTCTTCAGGATTTAAACGATCCCCGTTTGTTTGTTTTTTGCGGACAAACACGTAACGCAAAAGAGGCAGGTTTGGCCATTAACGATTTTTCAGCTTACGAAGGTGGCGATCCAATTGCCCCATACAACGATGTAAACTTGAAAGCAGCTGCAGGAAAAGTATCGAAAGTAAATTTAAGGTACACTACCGATCCAACAACTGAGCCTCACGTATTTCTGGGATATTCAGAATTGCAGCTAATTCTTGCAGAAGCAAGTGTTCGTGGATGGATTAGCTCTTCGGCGCAAGAACATTACGAAAATGCGGTAATAGCATCGTTCGATTTCTACAATACAAATGCCGCCGAATATGCCGAATATGTAAACGCTACATCGGCAGATGAATATTTACAGGGCGAATTGATTGACTTTGCAAATGCCGGATCGAAACAAGAGAAATTGCATTTAATAATGCTACAAAAATATATTCCTTCGTTTTTACAAGGCGGATGGAGAATGTACTTTGACCATTTACGCACTGGTTACCCGGCATTTAGAATTGAGGGTACAAACACGCCTCCACTGCGATGGATGTACCCAACCAGCGAATACCAACAAAACAGCGAAAATGTAAGCTCTGCCATTTCTGCCCAGTTTGGTGAAGGCAACGACAGAATTAGAGAAACAACCTGGTGGTTAAAATAG